In one window of Camelina sativa cultivar DH55 chromosome 15, Cs, whole genome shotgun sequence DNA:
- the LOC104746689 gene encoding linoleate 9S-lipoxygenase 5, chloroplastic-like: MIHTDIAEILCVKPKTKKKTKTKTMEQDVKKTKTMKIEGEVVVMKKNLLDFKDVMASLLDRVHELLGRRVSLHLISSLQPDPANEKRGKLGKAAHLEKWVTKIKTSVTAEETAFGVTFDWDESMGPPAAFVIKNHHHSQFYLKSLTLRGFPEGPEGEGGPIHFICNSWIYPNHRYRSDRFFFSNKAYLPSKTPELMKELREEELMNLRGNEKGGELKEWDRVYDYAYYNDLGAPEKGPNSVRPVLGGSPELPYPRRGKTGRKPNKADPKSESRLAFLNLNIYVPRDERFSHVKFSDFLAYALKALTQVLVPEIASVCDKTINEFDSFEDVFHLYDGSIKLANGHTISKLRDIIPWEMFRELVRNDGEGFLKFPLPDILKESRSAWRTDEEFAREMLAGLNPVVISRLQEFPPKSNLDSAKYGNQDSSIREEHIEAYMNGLNVQDALEQNKLYILDHHDALMPYLTRINSTNTKTYATRTLLLLQEDGTLKPLAIELSLPHAQGESHGSVSKVFTPAETGVEGSVWQLAKAYAAVNDSGYHQLISHWLETHAVIEPFIIASNRQLSVVHPIYKLLHPHFRDTMNINALARHVLISSDGILERTVFPGRYAMELSSSIYKNWVFTDQALPKDLLKRGLAVEDPNSDNGVKLLIEDYPYAVDGLEIWSAIKTWVTEYCSFYYKNDKTVQNDTEIQSWWTELRTKGHGDKQHESWWPSMQTRYDLIESCTIIIWIASALHAAVNFGQYPYAGFLPNRPTVSRRFMPEPGTVEYAELAEDIDVAFLKTITPQLQTLLGISIIETLSMHSTDEVYLGQRESPNWTADDEALEAFRRFEKELELIENNIIRRNNDKRLKNRTGPVNIPYTLLYPNTTDYTREGGLTGKGIPNSVSI, encoded by the exons aagaagaaccttCTTGATTTCAAAGACGTCATGGCTTCTCTTCTTGATCGAGTCCATGAGCTTCTTGGTCGTCGTGTCTCTCTTCACCTCATCAGCTCTCTCCAACCCGACCCAG CCAATGAGAAGAGAGGAAAACTTGGGAAGGCAGCACATCTGGAGAAATgggtaacaaaaataaaaacgtcAGTAACCGCTGAGGAAACCGCGTTTGGAGTGACGTTTGATTGGGACGAGTCAATGGGACCACCGGCTGCGTTTGTGATCAAGAACCACCACCATAGCCAATTCTACCTTAAGTCCCTCACCCTCCGCGGCTTCCCGGAAGGTCCGGAAGGCGAAGGCGGTCCAATACATTTCATATGCAATTCTTGGATCTACCCGAATCATAGATACCGTTCTGACCGCTTTTTCTTCTCTAACAAG gcaTACCTTCCAAGTAAGACACCTGAGCTAATGAAAGAGCTAAGAGAAGAAGAGCTAATGAATCTAAGAGGTAATGAGAAAGGAGGAGAACTCAAAGAATGGGACAGAGTTTACGACTACGCTTATTACAACGACTTAGGTGCTCCGGAGAAAGGTCCTAACTCAGTCCGTCCGGTTCTCGGTGGTTCACCTGAGCTGCCTTATCCTCGCCGTGGAAAAACCGGCCGTAAACCTAATAAAGCCG ACCCTAAGTCCGAGAGCAGACTGGCATTTCTAAACCTTAACATATACGTGCCAAGGGACGAGCGGTTTAGCCATGTGAAATTCTCTGACTTCCTCGCTTACGCACTCAAAGCGTTGACTCAAGTGCTCGTCCCTGAGATCGCCTCTGTTTGCGACAAGACCATCAACGAGTTTGACTCCTTTGAAGACGTTTTTCACCTCTATGACGGTAGTATTAAGCTCGCCAATGGTCACACCATTTCTAAGCTCCGTGACATTATTCCATGGGAGATGTTTAGAGAGCTCGTCCGTAACGATGGAGAAGGGTTCTTGAAATTTCCCTTGCCTGACATCCTCAAAG AGAGTAGATCAGCTTGGAGAACCGACGAAGAGTTTGCCAGGGAAATGCTGGCTGGTCTCAATCCAGTGGTGATTAGTCGTCTCCAG GAGTTTCCACCAAAGAGCAATCTCGACTCTGCCAAGTATGGAAATCAAGATAGTTCCATAAGAGAAGAGCACATAGAAGCATACATGAACGGCCTCAATGTCCAAGAc GCTTTGGAACAGAATAAGCTATACATATTGGATCACCACGATGCATTAATGCCTTACCTGACGCGGATAAACTCAACAAACACTAAAACCTACGCGACTCGAACCCTTCTGTTGCTTCAAGAAGACGGAACTCTGAAGCCTCTCGCAATAGAGTTGAGTCTTCCACACGCACAAGGCGAATCACATGGATCCGTGAGCAAAGTTTTCACACCAGCAGAGACAGGAGTAGAGGGATCGGTTTGGCAGCTTGCAAAGGCTTACGCTGCGGTTAATGATTCCGGTTATCACCAGCTTATAAGCCATTG GTTGGAGACTCATGCGGTGATTGAACCGTTTATAATAGCGTCGAATAGGCAACTCAGTGTGGTCCATCCGATCTATAAGCTTCTACATCCTCATTTCCGTGACACGATGAACATCAATGCATTGGCGCGACATGTCCTCATAAGTTCAGACGGAATTCTGGAGAGAACGGTCTTCCCTGGTCGATACGCCATGGAACTGTCTTCTTCAATTTACAAGAATTGGGTTTTCACCGATCAAGCTCTCCCAAAAGATCTCCTCAAAAG AGGACTTGCCGTGGAAGATCCAAACAGCGACAATGGTGTTAAGCTTTTGATCGAGGATTACCCTTATGCGGTCGACGGATTAGAGATTTGGTCAGCAATCAAAACGTGGGTCACTGAGTACTGCTCATTCTATTACAAGAATGACAAAACCGTCCAAAACGATACAGAGATCCAATCATGGTGGACCGAGCTCCGAACCAAAGGCCACGGCGACAAACAACACGAATCATGGTGGCCATCGATGCAAACCCGCTACGACCTTATCGAATCCTGCACAATCATCATTTGGATCGCTTCTGCTCTTCACGCAGCAGTCAATTTCGGACAGTACCCTTACGCTGGGTTTCTCCCTAACCGTCCTACGGTCAGCCGCCGGTTTATGCCCGAGCCAGGTACCGTTGAGTACGCTGAGCTGGCAGAAGACATTGACGTAGCATTCTTGAAGACAATCACGCCGCAGTTACAGACTCTTCTTGGGATCTCCATCATAGAGACCTTGTCTATGCACTCAACGGACGAGGTCTACTTAGGGCAGAGGGAATCACCGAATTGGACGGCTGATGATGAGGCTTTAGAGGCGTTTAGACGGTTTGAGAAAGAACTGGAGCTGATAGAGAACAATATCATAAGGAGAAACAATGACAAGAGATTGAAGAACAGGACCGGACCGGTTAACATACCGTATACTCTGTTATACCCGAATACTACAGATTACACAAGAGAAGGTGGGCTTACTGGGAAAGGGATCCCTAACAGTGTCTCAATCTAG